In Tenebrio molitor chromosome 6, icTenMoli1.1, whole genome shotgun sequence, one genomic interval encodes:
- the LOC138133397 gene encoding probable cytochrome P450 6a14 has protein sequence MSVITNTLTYDLIAILSSLFIGLIVYYKWKFTYWVKVGLPTLRPSFPFGDTSDMLLGRVAIGDQFQSFYRKFKMNGFKHGGIYLGLQQFYIPVDPEIIKHIMQIDFSHFMNHNINVVDEENDPLNGHLFNLEDEKWRHMRIKLTPTFTSGKMKMMFQTLADCTVGLKDVMDESAETRSAVDIKDILARFTTDIIGSVAFGLECNTLKEPDADFRKYGKKIFQFTFSDRIKILKQLLLPQWVLRATKLKLTKSDVEKFFMKVVRDTVDYREKNNIFRKDFMHLLIQLKNRGTVTDDGKVTDDHGKIEEKALTLNELSAQAFVFFIAGFETSSTTMTFALYEIATNPDVQEKLRKEINSVLANHEGKLTYAAMMEMSYMEKVLHETLRKYPPLPILTRVCTKDYTVPNTTIKIKKGDMVGISTQALHNDPEYYPDPEKFDPERFSEENKKTRPDFTWIPFGEGPRLCIGLRFGMLQSKVGLTALLKNYKIKLSNKTHQPLQMDKQAFISSVEGGVWLDVEKLK, from the exons ATGAGTGTAATTACCAACACACTTACATATGATTTAATTGCGATTCTATCGTCACTTTTTATCGGCCTGATCGTGTATTACAAATGGAAATTTACGTATTGGGTTAAGGTGGGTTTGCCAACATTGCGACCATCATTTCCTTTCGGCGACACGAGCGACATGTTACTTGGACGCGTCGCCATCGGCGACCAGTTTCAAAGTTTctacagaaaatttaaaatgaacgGATTCAAACACGGTGGCATTTATTTGGGTTTGCAACAATTCTACATTCCCGTGGACCCAGAAATCATAAAACATATAATGCAGATAGACTTTTCACACTTTATGAACCACAACATTAACGTGGTGGATGAAGAAAACGACCCCCTAAATGGTCACTTGTTTAATTTAGAAGATGAAAAATGGAGACACATGAGGATAAAACTTACGCCGACTTTTACTTCGGGAAAAATGAAGATGATGTTTCAAACTTTGGCCGATTGTACTGTCGGTCTGAAGGACGTGATGGACGAATCCGCTGAAACACGTTCCGCTGTTGATATTAAAGACATTCTGGCTCGTTTCACTACGGACATCATCGGATCGGTAGCTTTCGGTTTGGAGTGTAACACTTTGAAAGAACCCGACGCTGATTTCCGAAAATATGGTAAAAAGATTTTTCAGTTTACTTTTTCAGATAggataaaaattttgaaacaacttttGCTACCTCAGTGGGTGTTGCGGGCAACCAAGTTGAAACTGACCAAATCCGACGTTGAGAAATTCTTTATGAAAGTGGTTCGCGACACGGTCGATTACAGAGAAAAAAACAACATCTTCAGGAAAGACTTTATGCATTTACTTATCCAATTGAAGAACAGAGGTACCGTCACCGACGACGGTAAAGTAACAGATGATCACGGCAAGATTGAAGAAAAAGCGCTGACGCTGAACGAGCTTTCGGCACAagcttttgtatttttcattgCTGGATTCGAAACTTCATCCACCACAATGACTTTTGCTCTTTACGAAATTGCGACTAATCCTGATGTGCAGGAGAAGTTGAGGAAAGAAATCAATTCAGTATTGGCCAATCACGAAGGTAAATTGACGTACGCTGCGATGATGGAAATGTCCTACATGGAAAAAGTTCTGCATG AAACACTCAGAAAATACCCACCGCTACCTATACTGACGAGGGTATGCACAAAAGACTACACTGTGCCCAATACCACAATCAAGATTAAAAAAGGTGATATGGTTGGAATTTCGACACAGGCTTTACACAACGACCCTGAGTACTACCCCGATCCGGAAAAATTCGACCCGGAACGATTTTccgaagaaaacaaaaaaacgagACCAGATTTCACGTGGATTCCGTTCGGTGAAGGGCCGAGACTTTGTATTG GATTGCGATTCGGGATGCTTCAGAGTAAAGTTGGTCTGACTgcattattgaaaaattacaaaattaaattaagtaaCAAGACTCATCAACCTCTACAAATGGACAAACAGGCTTTCATTTCTTCAGTAGAAGGTGGTGTGTGGCTTGACGTTGAGAagttgaaatga